Genomic DNA from Bemisia tabaci chromosome 2, PGI_BMITA_v3:
CAAAAATGCCTGGAATATATTGCAGTAATATTTTTCGGCAACCTCACCATAGCTTCCCCTAGGCAGTGTATCTCCCTACCATTTCTTCTGCAAAACCGTAAAAATATCAATCGGCGGTGTTTTCTCTACTCCCTCTTGTATACTTCATTAATTTtcatctctcaattttttcaggtatCCAATAGAAGGTAAATTACCTTATTTTACAAGCTGGGTCTTAGAGAGGTTCAATGTAGACCTAAAGAGGCGCAATCTACCGAAAGACCAATTCAAGCCAGAAGAATATCCCGAACCAATCATAAAAGCAGGTATATTATCCTTCAgcaataaaaatgagaaaaattaacgggAAATGTTCTTGGTGCCAGAACACTGTGGCATGCGTATAAGACCTCATTAATCTAGTGCATTTTGCCATTGAAACTTAATCACGAAGTGACCACCTCTGCTGggtcctgcgggccgattattgaaattgatagacaaagctatcgacaaagaagacaaaagagatatggggagatcctgttggtggaagcggaaggttgcaatggacaaaggcagtaattaataaactaactaacggcaacccacgagaaacttgacagttagtccatcattttctcccttagtctacaggaaccacacatttcaaccaatagcatcgctccgtactccctatgtcctttttgtctatcgctttgtctatcgatttcaataatcagctcgctgcaGTCTTACTTTCAAATGCTTTTCGTAAATATCAGCAaacaaggaagaaaataaataaaattgcaatatgcGGCATAGGTTTATgaatgaaaattaccgataagAGATTGGAAAGCCTCATGCCAAAGTTCTACTGAAAGAAGGCGAGAACAACAAAGGTGAGACATGCATTattgattattgatatttccacatttgaagctatggtaaaaaatagattattgaggtgtttgttgcaaacgCCCAATTTATTgatccatttccatagatttaaatggcagatcaatcaatatattgcaaagcacgccttGCCTGGATaaagtattaatttttcatgtgaTTTGATTTGTCAAGGTAGGAGAAACCGTATTTACATTGCACAAGAAACACAAAAATTGacgaaagttttttttctttcttgtccAAATTGAAACTGAATAAATACACTGAAAGAACTTCTCATGAAGCATATGTAAggtaaaaacaagcagtgaactccaacacaatgtgttgataaggcgcgtcattaactcgcacatatcaacccctttagttttcatttacagagatttcaaaataggcaaacagcataaaaagagaattcacgatccaacactgcgaggtcaaagacgcaccttgacgagaccgtgtattgtgaaagtagaaagctattcgatcgaatttaagttttttgatctgcctcaagcaaaatcttatcagattcttgaagaaaagtgctacggaataatttaagcgaagaaaggaaaaattctgtcgaactcctagaagataaagtcgatttaaaggtattttggggctaaaatacccaaatcaccggtagtaaaaatcccgttatattattgaaaagaaattgactcgatataaatgcaattgcattaaatacgtcttgattttgttattttaaacgtctttccatgcaaagaagttcaaccatgtcgttgctttattcattcatgaattgaaagtaagcaatctacatcccgaaaatctactgatttgccgtaaaaaattgcagaaacttgatataccaggtcgatgcacccactcgttgaatttaccaaccaattttgtgagtgcaaatgtgtaagaatcaatatgctatagtcattttgggtgcatttatttttcatgaaacaataataatttcaatcccgaaaaaccatcaattttccgtataaaatcgaaaaaatcaaaatatgtcaactccccgacgtgaaaattagattctacgtatgtaaaatgtaaatacttatgtatcgatatgctgaacagaactatgtgtggacagtcagaagcccgcggcaacattaattcaacagaaaaactgtaaaaattagataggattttagccgctttgcccgcctctcctcgctacttacaacaaaccgttcttatactcatctcaaaatttttctcagagctttgggttattatcagcttccatttaaactccggttcgatggccgaatcggctgccaaaaaagcaagccactgttgaggggttctatgagaaattcgtgatattatcggctctcaggaaatcaccccatggctaaaattggtggtataaatgtttaagtgcttaaaataatcgtattcaagaaactaaggaattaaactatggagtcaatttctttttaataatataacgaatttactaccggtgatttagctattatagccccagaatacttttaaagcgcctttgcgttccagaatctcgacggaatttttttttttttttttttttgcttaaacgattcaagaaacattgtagttaaaaatataaagatttttcgatttggacgtatgaaaaatgtttaactcgttcaggcacaccgtgtattgtatggagtactgctgttattcgaccgttgtcttcaggtcaaaattcttacaaagaagccccttgcaagaggcaaattttttgtaatttctcccagttttttcagcgttaggtatataaatgaattgtttgtcaaattttgaggtcaattatatttaattgtaatttatactttctttttttccccttcattttatttttcgtatcgaggagtcgaggttttgttgatttcttcggatttcgattactgtaacttctcttctattcggccgatttttatgaatgaggtctctttttatttgtgttttaacggagagtaaggaaaaaattgctaaatacatgcgaaacaattttttttgaaaattggatgaatcctagcgtgacggtgaaatggttaatgaagcgtgagtaattggggtacgggtatcggccgcgttgggacccaaggcccattgttcttcgtgacgccgacgcagtgatcaggagcgtggggacgagagggcttagtggactcctgtatgagccacgtttagcaaatggtctaatgagtctcgaggctcatcacagattgcacttaccactatcctggtggccccggctatcagagcaaggagtaccaacttttgaaaaggataacagtgttgtggagatatgtcaaagcaacgttgtgaacaaaacggagtgagtgaaattctcattcaaggagtgccgaactggtcagccatcctcgaatcagttcgcttgcttccgcttatatatgcatattttaaatcagcgcgccccattctaaggtttttttaaaaaaaaccaagaaacgtagactcttggtattcattacacataaactagcgagccccagaatgagaaacaaattttaatcattattattgacggattagtaaactttttacacgctttggaaaatctcagaagttcgcggtagtcacttttcggtaaggaactaggggactcggttattgtatcgagggggggggtcgaaacgatcgcaaaggcggtatactacgtatacgcgccaaaatcaAGAGTAAGCTGCAAAATGGCTGCTCCGTTGGTTGCGTAACCCTACAAAATTGTGAGAGTTGACGTTAAATGACATTAGCTACTTCCTCAAGGGTGTTTTCATGTAATGACAAACTTGATTTAACAATGTCTTTTACCAATCAGATGAATGTTGTTGTACAGAGATTTCACGGTTTCTACTTGTAACTCTATTTTATCAAATCAATCttcattttgtttcaattttgtaTTGTTTTCTGCCTTCAGAATTCATCGAAAGTCTCAAGAGTTTAAATGTGGACCACTCTATTGATGGGCTGGATCGTCTAGTCAGAGCTCATGGCCAAACACTTCATGATATCTACCAGATACGGAAAGGAATAGTTCATAGGATACCTGATGTTGTTGTTTGGCCAGGTAAGTTTTGGCCTGCCTGGCTTTGTCCgaatgttttcatttaagaGACATGCATCGAAATTAGTTATTCTCTGTAGGTGTTGAATTTAAAAAGGTCCTAAGTAATGGAGAGACTTGAAGCAGGAAGCAGGGAATCAGTGGAGTCGTAAAACACAGAAAAGCTGAGGAAAACTCTcttgctgtgctgaggaaatagacagtataagccttcagaccttgtcaaatttcttctgataaaatatttatctttcaATTATTCAGAGAATTAAATTTGCAGTTCAATCTATAGTTTTTGAAATTATcatgggaaaatatttacaaatatcctcgagaatgaatattttacgcagggaaatttggcaacatccgtatgttcatgcggcatttttccttagcacagcagtctTAGGAAGTGGAAAATGTTGGAGATCGAATTTTAATGAGTGCCACATAATGAATGATAACAAACAATAAAAAGATTTTGGGGAACCCCTATATAATTAAGACTGTCCAGGTCGCCTCGTATTTTTAAGGAGGTGTAGCAACATTTTCTAGGAAAATGATAGAGCATTTCCTTTAGAGTATTTCCTTTTTCAACCAATTCAAAGAGATTCCTCAAGTGACTCGAAGGTGCTGCTATGAATGAAGGAGATAAATTCTCTTAACTAATTGGATACAAAATTTAGTCAGCAACCAATTCAATATTATCTGTTCCATGTATTTCTATTCTGGCGGAAGCCTCTCGTCTACTGCAATCATGAATTAAATCTGATCTTCAAGGAcagatgaaaaattttacaatgagAAATACTCATCCAAAGGATGGGTTGATGAAAATCATTTTACTTAttatcttccttctttttttcaggttgtcaccaagatgttgtcAATATAGTAGAGCTAGCAAATAAATTTAATGTAGTAATAATCCCTTTTGGTGGAGGAACAAGTGTATCTTGCGCTCCCTGCTGTCCAGAATATGAAACTAGAACAATTCTATCTTTGGATACATCACAAATGGTAATATTTTTTTGTCACATCATTTTTGTTTACTTGAAGTGAAAAAAGACAATGCAGACTCTCCGTTTGTACTCTCAGGAAACCGTAAACACTGATTTTAAGAGTAGATCATCACATGAAGGGAACGTGAGGCGCAGATTCAGCTAAGGAATCAGAAAGCTGTTACTCATTTATAACTGCTATCAATATAAAgtatcaaattaattttaagtttaccAACACtatttttacagtttcaccatcaatatgttCTGGGCTGATGAAGGtaaataaaaagataattttccttTGAGGCAAAATTTATATGTATCTAACAGTGCTTTAACCTATTTGTTTTGCAGAATAGTGTTCTATGGATGGACTTTGAAAACTTGACAGCCTGTTTTGAAGCCGGTATTATAGGTCAGGATCTTGAGAGAACATTGCAAGAGCAAGGTTACACTACAGGCCATGAACCAGACTCCTATGAATTTTCAAGGTAATTTAAGTTCGATCCTTATGAATTCAGGGTATCTTCAGATCTGGaacaccaaaaaaattgagaactgTGAACTGTCCCAGAATTTCTTCAAGTGCTGATTAACTACAAAGTATTCAATTCAAAGTATTAGTGTACCATATCTAATCATAAGAACCCGATTTTTGTATGTAATGGATTTCATCTTGAATCATTAAAGAAGAACCTgaagaattattaaaaaactcaCCTCCGGGAGTCCTGTTTTATCGCAAATTTCTCCctccatatttttcttcctcccctTCCTCTCCCATCTCTCTGTCTTATTTGTGTCTACTTCTTGGTCTGTTTGGTTGGAAGTTTAAGTGTCTATAAAGTTGTGAAAAGAGTAGATACTAAAATCTGAGCGAACCTCAAACAGTTTTTAGTAcagtttttaacaaaaaaacaagattGTCAATTTTCCCGGGAATCATATAGTTTTCAAGATCCTTCTGAAGTGTCTCTATTTGCGCCCTCTCTAAACTGAGTCACAAGTTTCAACATAAACAAGAAAAGTCTCACTCCTTGAGTTGACATGAGGGTGTTAAAGGCTCTGTAGTGTGAAATTTCAGTCAAAGATTATTGTGGACAAGCCTTCAAAAATAGGCAAAGTGAAGGcacagagttttctttttttggtaaaaagatgctgatttgcatttttatttccaGCTTAGGTGGCTGGGTGGCAACACGAGCGTCAGGCATGAAGAAAAACGTCTACGGTAATATTGAAGATTTACTAGTCCATGTGAAAATGGTGACATCTAAAGGTGTCTTAGAGAAAAGTTGTCAGATGCCTCGTATTTCCTGTGGGCCAGACTTTAATCATATTGTCCTCGGATCAGAAGGTAAATGTTATTGCCTTCTTACCTCTCGTACAGGCCACATTGCGTAGAAGTATGCAAGTGGAGCAAATTATATCGATCCATCTTGTGTACATTCTGAGTTATCAGATATGGTatgcattattttttctttcaatcccTGTAACATGATCAAAAGTTTTCCGTCaattttttgatgcttaaatcaTTGACtggttttttccaaaagtttaaagtcaaaatatttttgatcgtaAAATATGTACTTACAGTTGACTTATTACAAGTGTCCAAAATGTTGTTgtattgacacttttgatcgaATCTTTAACTGAAGAAAGTTACTGCTCAGTTATGACTTTTTTCCAATTCGTCcagaaaaatttaagtttcataATTCAATTTACTGAAGTCCGTCCTTTTTTTGGCCTTCAGGTACATTAGGCGTCATCACAGAAGTTGTCTTGAAAATTAGACCTTTACCAAAGTGCAAGAAGTATGGGTCCTtagtttttcgaaatttcgagTCAGGTGTAAAATGTTTAAGGGAAATAGCAAGACAAGTAAGTGAAGTTTTTATATCTATTTGTAAGTGTTCTCTTTTTTACCATATAAATGCTAGAATTACCACCTAcaaaataatttcttaaatggtaatttttcaagttgCGCAGTttaactataaaaaaaaaatatcgctcATCatccagtttatttttttagtggtTAAAACCTGGGAAAAATGACGATTTATTTCCTTAATCATGACGTGAGAGAGCAGGAAGAATTGGAAACGACATCTTACTGATCGTAGGGTTCTAGTTTACCATGATATTGATAAAACATGACTCTTGTTTTATGGTTTAAAAACATGGTCAACATATGAAAATCAGTATGGTATTTgcaagtagaaaaaaaacaaaaaccactTAATATGCAAGCCCTTCATGTAAACAATCTAACGTTACATTGTCTTTCCCGTGGAAACTTTTCATCTGTGAGATACGCAATCTTCAAGTTGgcatgatgaaaatttttgaggtcTTCTGACATTTGAATTCGCTCATCTCAGAATTATTAATGTAGATCCAATTTTAGGAGTGAAATTGGAccgtgttaaacagaaaggaaccaagctacatcagctttTGTCGAATTTAACtggccaatttaatttttacatgaaaacgcttctgcggatttttgtgcaaatttcagtgaattttccccATTGTATGAAGCAAactcctaaaatttttcaaaggaatccgcacaaaagttttctcgtaaaaaattaaattgctccgttaaatttggcaatagctgatgtggctcggctcctttctgttaaacgcaaTCCAATTCATACCAATAACAACTATCCTTTCTTTGTGTCCAAATTCATCGATGGTTTGGAACTAGTCCTTGGAAAGGAAAATGGCCGGTACTTTAAGGCAAAATATGTTTGCACCCCAAACTTTTGATCGGTTTAAGGTAACAAAGTGGGGTTTTTTTAATCTTTGTTTCATAAATGTGTCAAGAAAGTCTTGATGAAATTGAAGGAAACTGGACAGCATGGAATTTTTCTCCcattattttccattttatcaattttactaTCAATCTCTAATAATAGCCTATCATCCTTTCATTTCTCACAGAGGTGCcagccagtttcaataagattGATGGATAATGAACAATTTAAATTCGGAATGAGCCTTCGTCCTGTGCCTGGATACTTCCGCTCTTTTGCAGATTACTTCAAAAGGATTTATGTGACAAAAATTCGTGGCTTTGACATCGACCAGATGTGTGTAGCAACCCTCCTCTTTGAAGGTGATGATCATggtctttctttctctttcactcacaatacttttaatttttcccttttaatCTTTTATGTTCAAAATTATGCATGATAATAATATCTGATGGAGGTAAGAGGTATAAATAATGGGTGTCGTTGCGATCATTTAATCTTTTTTATATGCAAATTTCATGGATTAGAACATCATTAGTCAGTTTTTCGGATCCCTCCGAGTTACAGCCTGTCAAACTTCAAATCACATACAACCtgcaagaaagaagaaaaaaaaaactgaatgaaattttgtgaaaacaaaaaataccaTCAAACCAagaactgtttaaaaaaaaaaaaaaagaaaaa
This window encodes:
- the Agps gene encoding alkylglycerone-phosphate synthase translates to MNTTDEATAADANATTKAKTGRTVKSVIPKRRTDLLKWNGWGYQDSKFIVEDYTIQFTGKRYPIEGKLPYFTSWVLERFNVDLKRRNLPKDQFKPEEYPEPIIKAEFIESLKSLNVDHSIDGLDRLVRAHGQTLHDIYQIRKGIVHRIPDVVVWPGCHQDVVNIVELANKFNVVIIPFGGGTSVSCAPCCPEYETRTILSLDTSQMNSVLWMDFENLTACFEAGIIGQDLERTLQEQGYTTGHEPDSYEFSSLGGWVATRASGMKKNVYGNIEDLLVHVKMVTSKGVLEKSCQMPRISCGPDFNHIVLGSEGTLGVITEVVLKIRPLPKCKKYGSLVFRNFESGVKCLREIARQRCQPVSIRLMDNEQFKFGMSLRPVPGYFRSFADYFKRIYVTKIRGFDIDQMCVATLLFEGDPKDVAAHERKITSIAREFGGLAGGGQNGERGYMLTFIIAYIRDLALDYSIVAESFETSVPWDKANSLCENVKKCVASECEANGIKHFLISCRLTQTYDSGCCIYFYFGFNWTTAGDPVKLYEHIEELARDEIIRSGGSISHHHGVGKVRSKWYPGQVSSLGVSLYKATKNQLDPNNVFACGNLVNQL